One genomic region from Flagellimonas oceani encodes:
- a CDS encoding helix-turn-helix domain-containing protein — protein MRSVLKSSLFRNSIYQKEYSKDFLADELIENKINIDADGVSGTIRETQLDGIFVVNKDINAPNGYSFEVSNNFSVFVLHFEIAGNYCYTPKGGEQPLLEIGGFEYNMFYLPRTNGILEYKGNPRRTLEIIFTQGLIKKLIGEDYAQVLEKIGTAVEKGEPIVFWKRPCPISPELSRVLEAIISCPFDGRLKKTYLQSRITTLLLDILIQANAKHSPVPKIDMPNADMNSLRIVEHHIKANLNTSLCISQLTVVAGFNASKLKREFKRTYGTTIFKYITQLRMETASDLIVNRGLTIAQAAHEVGYSNPQHFTNAFKRTMGYLPSALKN, from the coding sequence ATGCGATCCGTTTTAAAAAGTAGTTTGTTCAGGAACAGTATTTATCAAAAAGAATACTCGAAGGACTTTTTGGCCGATGAGTTGATCGAAAATAAGATCAACATCGATGCGGATGGTGTTTCTGGTACCATTAGGGAAACCCAGTTGGATGGGATTTTTGTGGTGAACAAAGACATTAATGCCCCGAACGGATACAGTTTTGAGGTTTCCAACAATTTTTCCGTTTTTGTGCTACATTTTGAAATTGCGGGGAATTATTGCTACACGCCCAAGGGAGGGGAGCAACCTCTTTTAGAGATTGGGGGATTTGAGTACAACATGTTCTATCTTCCAAGAACAAACGGTATTCTCGAGTACAAGGGTAACCCAAGGCGTACCCTTGAAATTATTTTTACGCAGGGCCTGATCAAGAAGTTGATAGGGGAAGACTATGCCCAGGTTTTGGAAAAGATCGGTACTGCAGTTGAAAAGGGCGAACCGATCGTTTTTTGGAAACGGCCCTGCCCGATTTCTCCTGAACTGAGCAGAGTTTTGGAAGCGATTATCTCTTGCCCGTTTGATGGAAGGTTGAAAAAGACGTATTTGCAGTCCAGGATTACCACCTTGTTGCTCGATATTTTGATTCAGGCGAACGCAAAGCACAGCCCTGTTCCAAAGATAGATATGCCCAATGCGGACATGAATAGTTTACGCATTGTGGAGCATCATATAAAAGCAAACTTGAATACCTCCCTGTGCATTTCCCAGCTTACGGTCGTAGCAGGATTCAATGCATCAAAACTGAAAAGGGAATTTAAAAGGACATATGGCACCACCATATTCAAGTACATCACACAATTACGGATGGAAACTGCCAGTGATTTGATCGTGAACAGGGGTTTGACGATTGCTCAGGCGGCACACGAAGTCGGGTATTCCAACCCACAACATTTTACCAATGCGTTCAAGCGCACAATGGGATATTTGCCCAGCGCCCTTAAAAATTGA
- a CDS encoding GDYXXLXY domain-containing protein, whose protein sequence is MMNKKNQLLIFAVVALVQLYVPAKMIWNQESILKDGAEYKFKTAPIDPNDPFRGKYITLSFEETNYTVQDETDWRRGEEVYVLLKTDTSGFAEIDSVSKQIPSSDQDFVKAKVWFVSGNGENNLTIDYPFNRFYMEESKAKDAEITYRESQMDTTKTTYALIQVKNGDAVLKDVLIDGVPLKKLVKNAQLKN, encoded by the coding sequence ATGATGAATAAGAAAAATCAACTACTCATTTTTGCCGTGGTGGCATTGGTGCAGCTCTACGTTCCTGCCAAAATGATATGGAACCAAGAAAGTATATTAAAAGACGGTGCCGAATATAAATTCAAGACAGCTCCCATTGACCCAAATGATCCTTTTCGGGGAAAATACATCACTTTGAGTTTTGAAGAAACCAACTATACGGTGCAAGATGAAACGGACTGGCGCCGAGGAGAGGAAGTGTACGTGCTCCTAAAAACGGATACATCCGGATTTGCAGAAATAGACTCCGTTTCCAAACAAATACCTTCGAGCGATCAGGACTTTGTAAAAGCCAAAGTATGGTTTGTGTCCGGAAATGGCGAGAACAATTTAACTATCGACTACCCTTTTAACCGATTTTACATGGAGGAATCCAAGGCCAAAGATGCAGAGATCACTTATCGAGAATCCCAAATGGATACCACAAAAACCACATACGCCCTGATCCAGGTAAAAAATGGTGATGCCGTATTAAAAGATGTGCTGATCGATGGCGTTCCGCTGAAGAAACTCGTTAAAAACGCTCAATTGAAGAATTGA
- a CDS encoding DUF2157 domain-containing protein has protein sequence MSILNDLPELERAGVISKDTAAKIELYYKNKKDPSSNKLFVVFGILGAILVGLGVILIIAHNWDELSRGLKTAAAFLPLLIGQALCVFTLLKKNQNKAWTEGTSVFLFFAVGASIALISQIYNIPGNLSSYLLTWMILGLPLVYVMKSSMVSLLYIVGTTYYACETGYWDYPTTEPYSYWLLIAAMVPHYYLLLKNSPKSNFVRFHNWFIALSLTAVLGVFSKQMDELMFLAYSSLFGLFYLFGTSKFLLDEIKKNAYTLLGSLGTVIILLILSFNEFWEHFIKKEMFLSDIIASPEFIITIILSILAIVLLYVRLKSSSIKNLPPFAVAFLVFIPIFFIGTFSPIAVFLINLMVFAVGILTVRAGSKQDHLGILNYGLLIIAALIVCRFFDTDLSFVIRGLLFVSVGVGFFFANYRMIRKRQGNDE, from the coding sequence ATGAGTATTCTCAACGACCTGCCAGAACTTGAACGTGCCGGGGTAATCTCCAAGGATACCGCGGCAAAAATCGAATTGTACTATAAAAACAAAAAAGACCCTTCCTCCAATAAGCTTTTTGTTGTTTTTGGCATTTTAGGGGCCATTTTGGTAGGCTTGGGCGTTATTTTAATAATTGCGCATAACTGGGACGAGCTTTCGCGTGGTTTAAAAACGGCCGCTGCTTTTCTTCCATTGTTGATCGGTCAGGCTCTGTGTGTGTTTACCCTGCTCAAAAAGAACCAAAATAAGGCATGGACAGAAGGCACATCGGTTTTTTTGTTCTTTGCCGTTGGCGCCAGCATCGCCTTGATCAGTCAGATTTACAATATTCCCGGAAACTTAAGCTCCTATCTACTTACTTGGATGATCCTGGGATTGCCCCTTGTTTATGTCATGAAGTCTTCTATGGTTTCGTTGCTATACATTGTGGGGACCACCTATTATGCTTGCGAAACCGGTTATTGGGATTACCCTACCACCGAACCCTACAGCTATTGGTTATTGATTGCCGCCATGGTCCCGCATTATTACCTTTTGCTCAAGAACAGTCCAAAAAGCAACTTTGTACGTTTTCATAATTGGTTTATTGCGCTATCCCTTACCGCCGTTCTTGGTGTCTTTTCCAAGCAGATGGACGAACTCATGTTCTTGGCATACTCATCTTTGTTCGGGCTGTTCTATCTTTTTGGAACAAGTAAGTTTCTCTTGGATGAAATCAAAAAAAACGCCTATACCCTGTTGGGAAGTTTGGGCACCGTAATTATCTTATTGATATTAAGTTTTAACGAGTTTTGGGAGCATTTCATAAAAAAAGAAATGTTCCTGAGCGACATTATTGCTTCTCCAGAATTTATCATCACCATCATATTGTCTATACTGGCTATAGTGCTGTTGTATGTAAGGTTAAAATCGTCATCGATTAAAAACCTTCCTCCTTTTGCGGTTGCCTTTTTGGTTTTTATCCCCATATTCTTCATTGGAACCTTTTCGCCAATAGCGGTATTCTTGATAAATCTTATGGTTTTTGCCGTTGGGATACTTACCGTTCGAGCTGGATCAAAACAAGACCATTTGGGCATTCTCAACTATGGACTACTTATAATTGCTGCATTGATCGTATGTCGATTTTTTGATACGGACCTAAGCTTTGTTATCCGCGGACTATTATTTGTATCGGTAGGTGTCGGGTTCTTTTTTGCCAACTATAGAATGATTCGAAAAAGACAGGGAAATGATGAATAA
- a CDS encoding NAD-dependent epimerase/dehydratase family protein, translated as MHKPILIIGACGQIGTELTFELRTKYGAENVIASDIREGGDALMQSGPFELLDATNYAAIEDVVMHYEIDEVYLMAAMLSATAEKFPMRAWNLNMNSLFNVLNLAKDKKISKVFWPSSIAVFGPNTPKNNTPQNTIMEPSTVYGISKQSGERWCEYYHKKYGVDVRSVRYPGLISWKTMPGGGTTDYAVEIYHEALKKGAYECFLKSDTELPMMYMDDAIRATINLMESPSEQIKVRSSYNLAGMNFTPEQMAKSINAHIPGFEISYAPDFRQEIADSWPSSIDDTEARNEWGWKPKFNLEQTTKEMLDNLKG; from the coding sequence ATGCATAAGCCCATATTGATCATTGGCGCCTGTGGCCAAATTGGAACGGAACTCACCTTTGAACTCAGAACCAAGTACGGTGCTGAGAATGTAATCGCAAGCGATATTCGCGAGGGCGGCGATGCCCTGATGCAATCGGGGCCTTTTGAACTTTTGGACGCGACCAATTATGCCGCTATTGAGGATGTGGTAATGCACTACGAGATTGATGAAGTTTATTTAATGGCGGCCATGCTCAGTGCCACTGCGGAGAAATTTCCCATGCGTGCTTGGAACCTGAACATGAACTCTTTGTTCAATGTGCTCAACTTGGCGAAGGACAAAAAAATATCCAAAGTGTTCTGGCCGTCCAGCATAGCTGTTTTTGGCCCAAACACGCCAAAAAACAACACACCGCAAAACACCATTATGGAACCCAGTACGGTGTATGGCATTAGTAAGCAATCGGGGGAAAGGTGGTGCGAATACTATCACAAAAAATATGGTGTGGATGTTAGAAGTGTGCGCTACCCCGGGCTGATAAGCTGGAAAACGATGCCAGGCGGGGGCACTACCGATTATGCGGTAGAAATTTATCATGAAGCCCTTAAAAAAGGTGCGTATGAGTGCTTTTTGAAGAGTGATACCGAACTTCCCATGATGTATATGGACGATGCCATCAGAGCGACCATTAATTTAATGGAAAGCCCATCGGAGCAAATAAAAGTGAGGTCTTCCTACAATTTGGCCGGCATGAACTTTACTCCTGAACAGATGGCCAAAAGCATAAATGCCCATATTCCAGGTTTTGAAATAAGCTACGCTCCGGATTTTAGACAAGAGATTGCCGATTCCTGGCCCAGTAGCATTGACGATACGGAAGCAAGAAATGAGTGGGGCTGGAAGCCCAAGTTCAACTTGGAACAGACCACAAAAGAAATGCTGGATAATCTGAAAGGTTAA
- a CDS encoding nuclear transport factor 2 family protein → MKRNIILLGFLMASLAIFAQDAEKDKINMVLDGWHLAAANADFEAYFDKMTKDGVFLGTDAMENWQNDEFREFSKPYFDKGKAWSFTAVERNIYLDESETFAWFDELLDTQMKICRGSGVLKKINGQWKIAHYVLSIAVPNENVDELVQIKREKDDELLQELKKKQ, encoded by the coding sequence ATGAAACGTAACATTATATTACTCGGATTTTTGATGGCGTCCCTTGCCATATTTGCACAGGATGCGGAAAAAGATAAAATCAATATGGTTTTGGATGGTTGGCACCTTGCTGCCGCAAATGCCGATTTCGAGGCATATTTTGATAAAATGACGAAAGACGGTGTCTTCTTGGGAACCGATGCCATGGAAAACTGGCAGAACGATGAGTTCAGGGAATTTTCCAAACCTTATTTTGATAAAGGGAAAGCGTGGAGCTTTACCGCCGTGGAACGCAACATTTATTTGGACGAGTCCGAAACCTTTGCTTGGTTCGACGAATTGCTAGACACCCAAATGAAGATTTGCAGGGGTTCCGGAGTGCTTAAAAAAATAAATGGGCAATGGAAAATTGCCCATTATGTATTGTCAATTGCCGTACCCAACGAGAATGTGGACGAACTGGTGCAAATTAAGCGGGAGAAAGACGATGAATTGCTTCAAGAACTAAAAAAGAAGCAATAG
- a CDS encoding SDR family oxidoreductase: MSKNIGVLGCGWLGLPLAKKLIEDGHTVYGTTTSSNKLEVLENEGVNSFKVQLSENGIEGDIQDFLSHIDTLIVNVPPKLRGKNTESFVDKIKHLITEIKKSEVSHIIFVSSTAVYGDAEGEVSEESPTQPVTESGRQLVECEAMFQNYKNFKTTIIRFGGLIGPDRHPVTMLSGREQLTNGNHPINLIHLHDCIHMILTILRQKYWGDIFNGVYPHHPKKQVYYFEEAQKRGLPAPNYRTELSDKKGKIVLSKNFTDKGHTFMTPVVY; encoded by the coding sequence TTGAGTAAAAACATTGGCGTTTTAGGTTGTGGATGGTTGGGGTTGCCCCTTGCCAAAAAGTTGATCGAAGATGGGCATACCGTTTATGGCACTACTACATCTTCCAACAAATTGGAGGTTTTGGAAAACGAGGGAGTCAATTCGTTCAAAGTTCAACTATCCGAAAATGGCATCGAAGGGGACATCCAAGATTTTCTTTCCCACATTGACACCTTAATCGTAAATGTTCCGCCAAAACTTCGTGGCAAAAACACGGAAAGCTTTGTCGACAAGATCAAACATCTCATCACGGAGATAAAAAAGAGCGAAGTGTCGCATATCATATTTGTGAGCAGTACGGCCGTTTATGGAGATGCGGAAGGCGAAGTCTCCGAAGAGTCACCTACACAGCCCGTAACCGAATCTGGTAGGCAGTTGGTGGAATGCGAGGCCATGTTTCAGAACTATAAAAATTTCAAGACCACCATCATTAGGTTTGGCGGATTGATTGGCCCCGACCGACATCCCGTGACGATGCTTTCCGGTAGAGAGCAGCTCACCAATGGCAATCACCCCATCAACTTGATACATCTTCACGATTGTATCCACATGATTCTTACCATTCTACGGCAAAAGTACTGGGGCGATATTTTTAATGGGGTATATCCACATCACCCAAAAAAACAGGTATACTATTTTGAAGAAGCCCAAAAAAGGGGACTGCCGGCTCCCAATTATCGAACAGAGCTATCAGATAAAAAAGGTAAAATAGTATTGAGCAAAAATTTTACGGATAAGGGACACACCTTTATGACCCCTGTGGTTTACTGA